The genome window TCAGACAAATACGATTACTTTGACCAGCAACCGACTTGCATGGCAGGCGCTACAGCCTGATGCCGAAAGCTTCCAGCCTCTTTTTTCCCGCGTCTTTAGCGATAATATCGGTGATATTCTCCCCGACGTTCAGCCTCGTCTGTTTGATGCAGCCAGCCTGCTGCAGAACAGCAGCGCGCCTTTTTCATTGATGCTGATACGCTGTGCGGAAAACAGTGAGAATCTGTCATTGCTGGCGCAGACATTACAGCATAACAGTAGCCAGACGGAAGCGCTTTACGGCGGTAACTATCTGATCAATGAAGAACAGATAACCTGGCAGCCTGCCAAATCAGCAGATGATCCCTTCGCCAGCCGCGGCGGCGTACATTTCGCCGACTGGATCGAGTCTGAGCAGCTGTTTGGCTGCGTACGTATTTTTTCCCAACGCATCAGCCTGCAGCCAGGTCTGATCCATCGGGCTAACGGCGGCATCTTAATGCTTTCGTTGCGTGCTCTGCTGGCCCAACCGCTGCTGTGGCTGCGGCTGAAGCAGACCATTGCCCGGCAGCGTTTCGACTGGCTGTCGCCTGATGAATCGCGCCCGCTGCCGGTGACAGTCCCCTCAATGCCGCTGCAGTTAAAGCTGGTGCTGTGCGGCGATCGTGACGCCCTGGCTGATTTTCAGGAGATGGAGCCTGAACTGGCGGCGCTGGCGATCTACAGCGAATATGAAGAGAGTCTGCAGCTCGACGAAGAAGAAGACATGGCGTTATGGTGCCGCTGGGTAACCGCGCTGGCGCGTCAGGCGGGCTTACCGCCAATTGCCGTTAACTTCTGGCCTGCCCTGCTGCAGGAGGCCGTCCGCTATAGCGGCGATCGCGAAACGCTTCCGCTCTGCCCGGCCTGGCTTGGCCGCCAGCTGCGCGATGCTGCCTTATATGGCGAACAGCTGGATGCCGCCGCGCTTCAGGCCGCTCTGGATGCTCGCCTGTGGCGTGAAAGTTTCCTGCCCGATCGTATGCGTGATGAGATTCTTCTTGATCAGGTCCTTATTGAAACGGAAGGTGCCGTGGTAGGGCAAATCAACGGCCTGTCGGTCATTGAATTTCCCGGACATCCGCGCGCGTTCGGCGAGCCTTCGCGTATCAGCTGCGTGGTACACGTGGGCGATGGCGAGTTTACTGACGTTGAGCGCAAGGCTGAGCTGGGCGGCAACATTCATGCTAAAGGCATGATGATTATGCAGGCGTTTTTGATTGCAGAACTGGAGCTGGATCAGCAACTGCCCTTCTCCGCTTCGCTGGTATTTGAGCAGTCCTATTCGGAAGTAGACGGCGACAGCGCCTCTCTTGCCGAACTGTGCGCGCTGGTCAGCGCGCTGGCCGGAGAGCCCATTAATCAGCAAATTGCGGTAACCGGCTCGGTGGATCAGTTCGGTCATGTGCAGCCGGTAGGCGGCCTGAATGAAAAAATCGAAGGCTTTTTCGAGATCTGCCAGCAGCGAGGCTTAACCGGTCAGCAGGGCGTGATTATCCCTGCCGCCAATGTGCGACATCTCTGCCTGCAACAGCAAATTGTTGATGCGGTACAGGCGGGAGAGTTTCATATCTGGGCCGTCAGCGAGGTGGATGAAGCGCTGCCGTTGCTCACCGGCGTTCCGTGGAAAAAAGATGATGCTCCCTGCCTGTTGCAAACGATCCAGGCGCGCATCACAGAATTTAATCAGCAGGAGGCGCGCCAGCGTCCCTGGCCTCTACGTTGGCTAAACTGGTTTAACCACAGCTGATCGGAGTTGTTCAGCTTACACCTGTTAGCTAATGTTCGTGATTCACTAAAAAAAGGCTTATTGAAACATGGTAGATAAACGCGAATCCTATACAAAAGAAGACCTGATTGCCTCTGGTCGCGGCGAACTATTTGGTGCTGAAGGCCCGCCGCTGCCCTCTGGCAATATGCTGATGATGGACCGCGTGGTCAAAATGAGCGAAGAAGGCGGCAACTACAACAAAGGTTACGTTGAAGCCGAGCTGGATATTAATCCTGATCTCTGGTTCTTCGCCTGTCACTTTATTGGCGATCCGGTGATGCCGGGCTGTCTGGGTCTGGATGCGATGTGGCAGCTGGTTGGTTTCTATCTTGGCTGGCTGGGTGCAGAAGGCAAAGGCCGTGCGCTGGGCGTAGGCGAAGTGAAATTTACCGGTCAGGTTCTGCCTACAGCGAAAAAAGTGACCTATCGTATTCACTTCAAACGCGTCATCAACCGTAAACTGGTTATGGGCGTGGCCGATGGCGAAGTGCTGGTTGACGGTAACGTTATCTATACCGCCAGCGATCTGAAAGTGGGTCTGTTTAAAGACACCAACGCTTTTTGATGCGGTGAATTAAAAACCTCCGCAAATGCGGAGGTTATCCTTTTTATGACAGGCCGTCAGACCATCGCGGCACTTACGCTAACTGCCCTGTCCTCCATGGCTTTTCGCCAACCTCCCAACCAGTGAGACCGAGCCTCAATCATTTGATAAGGACACATTTCTTTTGAACGCCCGGTGATGCCAGCCTGATAGCCTCGTGAATGTGCTCGTTCCAGGCGGTCTCGTTTCTGTCTCTTCATGCCTCATTTCCCTCATTCAGGTATGGTGGAACTGGTGGAAAGAAAACAATGGTCACAAAGTGCGCAACCACTTTTCTTTTCTACCCCTATCGCTGAAAAAGATCAATGCGCAAATTTCACGCCATTGTCATACAGGCAGGCTATTTTTAAAGGTTTTTCTGCGGTGAAAATTTGCGGGTGGGATAACGGAATGATCTGCAATAAAAAATCCCGGCCAGCGAACGCGCTATGCGCTGCCGAACCGGAATTGACTTTCAAGAAAAATTAATTACTTCTTATGGCACTAATGGCTGTCGCCATACGCTGCGCTTGCTGTTGCCATCCCTGCGCCAGGGTTCTGACCATCGCATCATAGCCATCTTCCTGCTGCGGCAGCGTCAGATTAAAGTTCTGACGCGTAATTTGCCCGTTATGCTCCAGTGTCCAGCTGCCGCTAATGATCGCCTGGCCATCATAACGTCCGTGGAAGCCAGTAACGTTAACGTTCAACGTATCGTGCTGCTCACCCAGCGGCGTGGTGGAAATTAGCCAGCCCGGCAAAGCATTACTCAGGTTGGTTACCAGCGTTTGCTGTAATTGCTGATCAAGCGGACTGGCCCACAGATTACTGGTGGCAACAACATATTTAACGTCGCTGGTCTGATAAACCACGCCATTGCCTGCCAGATAATCAGGCACCGAAACGCGCTCGATCCAGACTGGCAACGAATTATTTACCATCAACGCGCTCTGGCTAACCGGCGCAACCGCCGACGTTCCCGCCGGCAGCTGATACAGGGTGGTTTGCGTGTTGCTGCTGCAGGCGCTCAGCGCCAGCATCAGCAATGGCATCCATTTCATCATTGTTTCGCCCTCTTCGGCTGTGGGTCTTCGCCCGGTTTAGCTTCAAATACCAGCGCGTTGCTCTTTTGATTGAGCGTCTTCAGCACCGGTTGCAGCTCACGCAGCACCTGATCCAGTCGTTGCATATCGCCAACCAGCTTGTTGTAGGCCGGAGAGCCGGGCTGCAAACCTTTCATGCTGCGGTTCAGCTCGCGCAGCGTTTGCTGCATATCCTGCGGCAGCTGCTGCATTGAGGGGCTGGCGGTGATTTTATTCACGTTGTCCAGCGTCTTTTGCAGCTCGCGCAGGGTACGCTGGCTCTCTTTCAGCGTGCCGGTGGCCTGGTTAATCATAGGATTCAGCGGCAGATTATTGATCTTATCCAGCGCATCCATAAGCTTCTGCTGAATCTGACTCAGGCCGCCGCTAACGGTGGGAATGATCTCCAGTCCGGCAACTTTTTCCGGGCCTTTATACTGCGGCGCGTTGTCATAGAAATCGAGATCGATATACAACGAGCCGGAAAGCAGGTTGCCGGTTTTCAACGAAGCACGCAGGCCGCGTTTTTTGCCGTCGCGCAAATGCTGGCGAATATCAAAGTCACCGCCCAGGCGGTTAACAAAGCGATCGGGTTCAATACGCACCAGAACCGGAATGCGGTAATCCGTATTCAGCGACTGTTTCCAGCCCGGAACGGTATAAGGTGCCTGTGCCACTGTTCCCAGACGGATGCCGCGGAACTCTACCGGCGCCCCTGGCTGCAGCCCACGAATCGAATCGCTAAAGAACATCAGGAAATCCAGATGCGTGGTATACAGCGAGTCCTGGATGCTGCGCTGATCGTCATACAGATGGTATTCCGCTTTGTTTTCTGCCGGTACACCCAGCTCCCAGCCGTCAGGCACGTCAAAACTAACGCCACCGCTGAACAGCGTGGTCAACGAGCCCATCTCCACACGCATACCGGAGGCGGACATCTCTACGGCAATGCCGCTGTCTTTCCAGAAACGCACATTTGAGGTAACCAGGCGATCGTAGGGCGCGGCGACAAACAGCTGATACTGCATTGCGCGTTTATCCGCATCAAAGCTGCTGGTTTCCACTGAACCCACGCGATAGCCGCGGAACAATACCGGATCGCCTGGATTGAGCTGGCCTGCCTTGGTGCTGTCAAGCACGATACGGATACCCTTCGCATCTGGCGGTGCCAGCGGCGGCGAATCCAGTAGTCTATATTGTTCTGGCTTTTCACCTTTACTGCCGGGCTGGAGTTCAATATAAGCGCCGGATAATAATGTACCCAGACCGGTAATGCCTTCGCGTCCTACCTGCGGCTTAACCACCCAGAAGGCGCTGTCGCCATGCAGCAGCTTCTCCATTCCCGCGTTAAGGCGGGCTTTGATTTCTACATGATGCAAATCGTCAGTTAATACCGCGCTCTCCACCACGCCCACATCAACACTGCGGCTTTTAATGGCCGTTTTACCGCCCTCAATGCCTTCGGCATTGGTGGTAATCAGCGTAACTTCCGGTCCCTGATGGCTGAAATGATAAAACAGGATCCAGGCACCAATCAGCACGGTCACAAGGGGAATGATCCACACCGGTGACCAGCGCTTGATCTGATCGACCTTCGCAACGCCGTGATTATTTTCCGTCAAGGCTCGGCTCCTTCAGATTATTTTCTGGTTCGCAATCCCACGTCAGACGCGGATCAAACGTCATGGCGGCAAACATAGTCAGAATGACCACCGCCGCAAACAAGAGTGCGCCTGGCGCAGGATAGATATTCATTAACTGTCCGATACGCACCAGCGCAGAAAGTACCGCAATCACAAAAACGTCGATCATTGACCAACGTCCCACAAACTCCACCACCTCATAAATCAGATGCATTCTTTCGCTGTCTCGCCTGCCATGCCCCCGCGCATCCCAGCACAGCCAGCCAATCGCCACCATTTTCAACGAAGGCACCATAATACT of Pantoea alhagi contains these proteins:
- a CDS encoding AAA family ATPase encodes the protein MTSNRLAWQALQPDAESFQPLFSRVFSDNIGDILPDVQPRLFDAASLLQNSSAPFSLMLIRCAENSENLSLLAQTLQHNSSQTEALYGGNYLINEEQITWQPAKSADDPFASRGGVHFADWIESEQLFGCVRIFSQRISLQPGLIHRANGGILMLSLRALLAQPLLWLRLKQTIARQRFDWLSPDESRPLPVTVPSMPLQLKLVLCGDRDALADFQEMEPELAALAIYSEYEESLQLDEEEDMALWCRWVTALARQAGLPPIAVNFWPALLQEAVRYSGDRETLPLCPAWLGRQLRDAALYGEQLDAAALQAALDARLWRESFLPDRMRDEILLDQVLIETEGAVVGQINGLSVIEFPGHPRAFGEPSRISCVVHVGDGEFTDVERKAELGGNIHAKGMMIMQAFLIAELELDQQLPFSASLVFEQSYSEVDGDSASLAELCALVSALAGEPINQQIAVTGSVDQFGHVQPVGGLNEKIEGFFEICQQRGLTGQQGVIIPAANVRHLCLQQQIVDAVQAGEFHIWAVSEVDEALPLLTGVPWKKDDAPCLLQTIQARITEFNQQEARQRPWPLRWLNWFNHS
- the fabA gene encoding bifunctional 3-hydroxydecanoyl-ACP dehydratase/trans-2-decenoyl-ACP isomerase, with the protein product MVDKRESYTKEDLIASGRGELFGAEGPPLPSGNMLMMDRVVKMSEEGGNYNKGYVEAELDINPDLWFFACHFIGDPVMPGCLGLDAMWQLVGFYLGWLGAEGKGRALGVGEVKFTGQVLPTAKKVTYRIHFKRVINRKLVMGVADGEVLVDGNVIYTASDLKVGLFKDTNAF
- the rmf gene encoding ribosome modulation factor, whose translation is MKRQKRDRLERAHSRGYQAGITGRSKEMCPYQMIEARSHWLGGWRKAMEDRAVSVSAAMV
- the pqiC gene encoding membrane integrity-associated transporter subunit PqiC yields the protein MMKWMPLLMLALSACSSNTQTTLYQLPAGTSAVAPVSQSALMVNNSLPVWIERVSVPDYLAGNGVVYQTSDVKYVVATSNLWASPLDQQLQQTLVTNLSNALPGWLISTTPLGEQHDTLNVNVTGFHGRYDGQAIISGSWTLEHNGQITRQNFNLTLPQQEDGYDAMVRTLAQGWQQQAQRMATAISAIRSN
- the pqiB gene encoding intermembrane transport protein PqiB, translated to MTENNHGVAKVDQIKRWSPVWIIPLVTVLIGAWILFYHFSHQGPEVTLITTNAEGIEGGKTAIKSRSVDVGVVESAVLTDDLHHVEIKARLNAGMEKLLHGDSAFWVVKPQVGREGITGLGTLLSGAYIELQPGSKGEKPEQYRLLDSPPLAPPDAKGIRIVLDSTKAGQLNPGDPVLFRGYRVGSVETSSFDADKRAMQYQLFVAAPYDRLVTSNVRFWKDSGIAVEMSASGMRVEMGSLTTLFSGGVSFDVPDGWELGVPAENKAEYHLYDDQRSIQDSLYTTHLDFLMFFSDSIRGLQPGAPVEFRGIRLGTVAQAPYTVPGWKQSLNTDYRIPVLVRIEPDRFVNRLGGDFDIRQHLRDGKKRGLRASLKTGNLLSGSLYIDLDFYDNAPQYKGPEKVAGLEIIPTVSGGLSQIQQKLMDALDKINNLPLNPMINQATGTLKESQRTLRELQKTLDNVNKITASPSMQQLPQDMQQTLRELNRSMKGLQPGSPAYNKLVGDMQRLDQVLRELQPVLKTLNQKSNALVFEAKPGEDPQPKRAKQ